The sequence below is a genomic window from Pseudomonas cremoricolorata.
AGTAAGCGGAAAGTCAGGTGTCCGCCACGCAGCACGGACACCTGAGCAGGGTGAACTTCAGCCCCGCTCCGGCTGGAATCGCACCACAAAGCCCTTGAGCTGGTGCTGGCGATTGATGACATCACGCAGACGGTCGGCCTCGGCGCGTTCGATCACCGGCCCCACGTAGACCCGATTGAGCCCGTCGGCACTGCGGATATAGGCGTTGTAGCCCTTGCTGCGCAGGGTGTTCTGCAACTTGTCGGCACCGGCCCGGCTGGACAGACTGGCCAGCTGGATCGACCAGCTCACCGGCAGGCCGTTGCCGTCGACCTTGGAAGTGGCGGCAGTTTTGCTGGCAGGCGCCTGCGCGGCGGGAGTCGCTTGCTGTGCCGGCTGAGCTTGCGGCTGAGGCTGCGCTTGTGCCTGCGGCTGCTCAGGCTTGGGAGCCTGTTTCTGCACCTGTGGCGAAGGCGTGATCGGCTGACTCGGCGTAGTGACAGGCGCCGTGGATTCATTGACCACCACGGGAGCCTGCACCGGCTCATCAGGCAATGCCTGTGGCTCGGGGACCGCAACCGGCTCTACCTGAACGTCCGGCTGCGCTGCAGCGTGTGGCGCGGCTGGCGCCTCCACCCGCACTTCGCGCAGTTCGTCCTGACGGGTGAACAACATGGGCAGGAAGATGACCGCCAGCGCCACCAGCACCAGCGCCCCGACCATCCGCTGCTTGACCCCTTTATCCAACAATGCCATCTGCCCCACCCTCCGGAACCTGACGCTCGAGCCATTCAAGCGCCTCGGCAACGCAGAAGAACGATCCGAACAACAG
It includes:
- a CDS encoding SPOR domain-containing protein; its protein translation is MALLDKGVKQRMVGALVLVALAVIFLPMLFTRQDELREVRVEAPAAPHAAAQPDVQVEPVAVPEPQALPDEPVQAPVVVNESTAPVTTPSQPITPSPQVQKQAPKPEQPQAQAQPQPQAQPAQQATPAAQAPASKTAATSKVDGNGLPVSWSIQLASLSSRAGADKLQNTLRSKGYNAYIRSADGLNRVYVGPVIERAEADRLRDVINRQHQLKGFVVRFQPERG